One window of Campylobacter sp. RM12651 genomic DNA carries:
- the ilvC gene encoding ketol-acid reductoisomerase — translation MAVNVYYDRDCDLGLIKSKIVAIIGFGSQGHAHAENLRDSGVKVIIGLREGSSANKARAKGFEVLSVADATKKADVIMILTPDEFQAQIFNSEIKPNLSEGKAIAFAHGFNVHYGQIVAPKGVDIIMIAPKAPGHTVRNEFVIGGGVPDLIAVAQDESGNAKALALSYASAIGGGRTAIIETTFKDETETDLFGEQAVLCGGLTALIEAGFNTLVEAGYEPEMAYFECLHEMKLIVDLMYQGGIADMRYSISNTAEYGDYITGEKVINEDSKKAMKKVLKDIQDGTFAKDFILESRANYPKMNARRNITKNSLLEQTGVKLRKMMPWIEKSKLVQQDKN, via the coding sequence ATGGCAGTAAATGTTTATTATGATCGTGATTGCGATTTAGGTTTAATTAAAAGCAAAATAGTTGCGATTATTGGTTTTGGCTCACAAGGACACGCTCACGCTGAAAACTTAAGAGATAGTGGTGTAAAAGTTATAATTGGTCTAAGAGAAGGAAGCTCGGCTAATAAAGCTCGTGCTAAAGGTTTTGAAGTTTTAAGCGTAGCTGATGCGACTAAAAAAGCTGATGTTATTATGATTTTAACTCCTGATGAGTTTCAAGCTCAAATTTTTAATAGCGAAATTAAACCAAACTTAAGCGAAGGAAAAGCTATAGCATTTGCTCACGGATTTAATGTTCATTACGGACAAATTGTAGCTCCAAAAGGAGTAGATATTATAATGATAGCACCTAAAGCACCAGGTCATACGGTAAGAAATGAATTTGTAATTGGTGGTGGTGTTCCTGATTTAATAGCAGTTGCTCAAGATGAAAGCGGTAATGCAAAAGCTCTAGCACTAAGCTATGCAAGTGCAATTGGTGGCGGACGCACAGCTATAATTGAAACTACATTTAAAGACGAAACAGAAACAGACCTTTTCGGCGAACAAGCAGTGCTTTGTGGAGGTTTAACTGCACTTATTGAAGCAGGATTTAATACACTTGTAGAAGCTGGATATGAGCCTGAAATGGCATATTTTGAGTGCTTACACGAAATGAAATTAATCGTTGATTTAATGTATCAAGGCGGAATTGCTGATATGAGATATTCTATTTCAAATACGGCTGAATACGGCGATTATATTACAGGCGAAAAAGTTATAAACGAAGATAGCAAAAAAGCTATGAAAAAAGTATTAAAAGATATTCAAGATGGCACATTTGCAAAAGATTTCATCTTAGAAAGCCGTGCAAATTATCCAAAAATGAATGCAAGACGCAATATTACTAAAAACAGCCTTTTAGAACAAACTGGCGTTAAATTACGCAAAATGATGCCTTGGATTGAAAAAAGCAAATTAGTTCAACAAGATAAAAATTAA
- a CDS encoding divergent polysaccharide deacetylase family protein, which produces MAKKKQKSKANSSFAKTLKIIFLFLLLFGIGLLVYLNIYESKEQISETKEIKTQKEIQKPKPQTIVNAINNYKNEKSIDKEKNLNQNFSDIFANMDLEKNDDNCKVTSVTCFDTKETSAFGSLASATNIKAKLAIIIDDVATKEQSEEIKKIIKNGKKITPSFFPNTNNHPDTNKYSKEFKSFMIHLPLRALKFNKEEPLTLTPSDSYQVIENRIKNIKIAFPNLKYLNNHTGSLFSEDENAMRNLFKALKKYDLIFVDSRTSANTKAPTIAKEFNQFYIHRNVFLDNSQDLNDIRKKLDEAVEFALKHKRAIAIAHPHKNSLKAISEYDFSKVELVYIDDIYNDYK; this is translated from the coding sequence ATGGCTAAAAAAAAGCAAAAAAGCAAAGCTAATTCTAGCTTTGCTAAAACTCTTAAAATAATTTTTTTATTTTTATTATTATTTGGCATAGGGCTTTTAGTATATTTAAATATATACGAAAGCAAAGAGCAAATTAGCGAAACTAAAGAGATAAAAACTCAAAAAGAAATTCAAAAACCAAAACCGCAAACAATAGTAAATGCTATAAATAATTATAAAAATGAAAAAAGCATTGATAAAGAAAAGAATTTAAATCAAAATTTTAGTGATATATTTGCTAATATGGATTTAGAAAAAAATGATGATAATTGTAAGGTAACTAGCGTAACTTGTTTTGATACTAAAGAAACTTCAGCCTTTGGTTCTTTAGCAAGTGCTACTAATATTAAGGCAAAGTTAGCAATTATTATTGATGATGTTGCGACAAAAGAACAAAGCGAAGAAATCAAAAAAATTATTAAAAATGGTAAAAAAATCACTCCGAGCTTTTTTCCTAACACAAACAATCACCCAGACACTAATAAATATTCAAAAGAATTTAAATCTTTTATGATACACCTTCCTTTAAGGGCTTTAAAGTTTAATAAAGAAGAGCCGCTAACCCTTACTCCAAGTGATAGTTATCAAGTGATTGAAAATAGGATTAAAAATATCAAAATCGCTTTTCCAAATCTAAAATATCTAAACAATCATACAGGCTCATTATTTAGCGAAGATGAAAACGCTATGAGAAATTTATTTAAAGCATTGAAAAAATATGATTTGATTTTCGTTGATTCAAGGACTAGTGCTAACACAAAAGCACCTACAATTGCAAAAGAATTTAATCAATTTTATATACACAGAAATGTATTTTTAGATAATTCACAAGATTTAAATGATATTCGCAAAAAGCTAGATGAAGCAGTAGAATTTGCCCTAAAACACAAAAGAGCAATAGCCATAGCACACCCACACAAAAATAGCCTAAAAGCAATTAGCGAATATGACTTTTCTAAAGTTGAGCTAGTTTATATAGATGATATATACAACGATTATAAATGA
- a CDS encoding DNA-processing protein DprA encodes MIYTTIINEFNTLKNPPNKIYYKGNLELLKMPKISIVGSRKMSVYTKNLTFKLAQKLSQIGICVVSGGAIGVDIESAKASLPYHIGIFANGLNKIYPKSNELIIKQIYENALALSENEPNHIPLKHDFLARNRLVVALGDILIITQADLKSGSLNSAKHALEYGKDIYVLAQRIGESDGTNELIANYKAKIIYDIDIFVAQMQEYFSVQKCYTQNYDEFLEFCKNGANLDEALERYGELVYDYELDGKIIIDGVLVRSV; translated from the coding sequence ATGATATATACAACGATTATAAATGAGTTTAATACTCTTAAAAACCCGCCTAATAAGATTTATTATAAAGGCAATTTAGAACTTTTAAAAATGCCTAAAATAAGTATAGTAGGCTCTAGAAAAATGAGCGTTTATACAAAAAATCTAACCTTTAAACTAGCACAAAAACTAAGCCAAATAGGTATTTGCGTAGTAAGTGGTGGAGCAATTGGAGTAGATATTGAAAGTGCAAAAGCAAGCCTGCCTTATCATATAGGAATTTTTGCAAATGGGCTTAATAAAATCTATCCAAAAAGCAATGAATTAATCATCAAACAAATATATGAAAACGCCCTAGCGCTAAGCGAAAACGAGCCAAATCATATCCCATTAAAACACGATTTTTTAGCTAGAAATCGCCTTGTAGTAGCTCTTGGAGATATTTTAATCATCACCCAAGCAGACCTTAAAAGCGGTTCATTAAATTCAGCAAAACACGCCCTAGAATATGGAAAAGATATTTATGTGTTAGCCCAAAGAATAGGAGAAAGTGATGGCACAAACGAGCTAATCGCAAACTATAAGGCAAAAATAATTTATGATATTGATATTTTCGTAGCACAAATGCAAGAATACTTCAGCGTTCAAAAATGCTACACTCAAAACTACGATGAGTTTTTAGAATTTTGCAAAAACGGAGCAAATCTTGATGAAGCCTTAGAGCGATACGGCGAATTAGTATATGATTATGAACTTGATGGAAAAATAATAATTGATGGAGTTTTAGTTAGGAGTGTTTAA
- the ruvX gene encoding Holliday junction resolvase RuvX, whose protein sequence is MENILALDLGLKRIGVAISIMKIPMPQPAIIRINRNQAATEVKELIKKHKITKIVIGIPMGGSAEDEMRRRVEHFSKLIEFSNIVYHDESFTSKQAAKIISSKKKDGKQDSIAAFLLLKDYLGI, encoded by the coding sequence ATGGAAAATATACTTGCACTTGATTTAGGACTTAAACGAATTGGCGTTGCAATTAGCATAATGAAAATTCCTATGCCACAACCTGCAATAATTAGAATAAATCGCAATCAAGCAGCCACAGAAGTAAAAGAACTAATCAAAAAGCACAAAATCACTAAAATTGTAATAGGAATTCCAATGGGTGGTAGTGCTGAAGATGAGATGAGAAGAAGAGTGGAGCATTTTTCAAAACTAATTGAATTTAGCAATATAGTCTATCACGATGAGAGTTTTACAAGCAAACAAGCAGCAAAAATTATTAGTAGCAAAAAAAAAGATGGCAAACAAGATAGCATTGCAGCATTTTTATTGCTTAAGGATTATTTAGGAATTTAA
- a CDS encoding tetratricopeptide repeat protein — protein sequence MKKLVCLLIFKVLLANDYDLGFEIFKNIDFTKEPIEYENDLKQVYNLWSKACKNKNMQACYDLGFLYESGIGTKQNYTKAINLYTKACENNLYEACYAVGFMNAYGIGTQQNKKKAIKFYTKSCNHNYAVGCYFLSFLYKNKKAKEYLKKACDLGDERACKSIENLKD from the coding sequence TTGAAAAAGCTCGTTTGTTTGCTTATATTTAAAGTTTTGTTAGCAAATGATTATGACTTAGGATTTGAGATTTTTAAAAATATTGATTTTACAAAAGAGCCAATTGAATACGAAAATGATTTAAAACAAGTTTATAATTTATGGTCTAAAGCTTGTAAGAATAAAAATATGCAAGCTTGTTATGATTTAGGGTTTTTATATGAGAGCGGAATAGGAACTAAGCAAAATTATACTAAAGCCATAAATCTTTATACTAAAGCTTGTGAAAATAACTTATATGAAGCTTGTTATGCAGTAGGTTTTATGAATGCTTATGGGATTGGAACGCAACAAAACAAGAAAAAAGCTATTAAATTCTATACCAAATCTTGTAATCATAATTATGCTGTTGGGTGTTATTTTTTATCATTTTTATATAAGAATAAAAAAGCTAAAGAATATTTAAAAAAAGCTTGTGATTTAGGCGATGAAAGAGCTTGTAAAAGTATTGAGAATTTGAAAGATTAA
- a CDS encoding tetratricopeptide repeat protein: MKKLLCLALLGASVLGAVDISGLEKACNKNDYKACDALGYLYASGEDVEQDFKKANKLWIKACKGKDASSCFNIGLSYEQGNGVKQDLKKASEFYIKACDGGHTFACTNLGSMYFKGDGIKQDLNKAREFYTKSCELQDFGACGFLGFMYYSGIGVAKDIEKTKELWTKACDNKDGESCLALSSLYENDIKKSIELIKKACDYGEHTSCLLYKKINKQ, from the coding sequence GTGAAAAAATTATTATGTTTAGCACTTTTAGGTGCAAGTGTTTTAGGTGCAGTTGATATTAGTGGATTAGAAAAAGCTTGCAATAAAAACGATTATAAAGCTTGTGATGCTCTTGGATATTTATATGCAAGTGGCGAAGATGTGGAGCAGGATTTTAAAAAAGCGAATAAATTATGGATTAAGGCTTGTAAAGGTAAAGATGCTTCTTCTTGTTTTAATATAGGATTATCTTACGAACAAGGAAACGGAGTAAAACAAGATTTAAAAAAAGCAAGTGAGTTTTATATTAAAGCTTGTGATGGTGGACATACTTTTGCTTGCACGAATTTAGGTTCTATGTATTTTAAAGGAGATGGCATAAAACAAGATTTAAATAAGGCGAGAGAATTTTATACTAAAAGTTGCGAACTACAAGATTTTGGTGCTTGTGGATTTTTAGGCTTTATGTATTATTCTGGAATTGGCGTTGCAAAAGATATTGAAAAAACAAAAGAATTATGGACTAAAGCTTGCGATAATAAAGACGGGGAAAGCTGTTTAGCTTTATCAAGTTTATATGAAAATGATATTAAAAAGTCTATTGAATTAATTAAAAAAGCTTGTGATTATGGAGAACATACTAGTTGTTTGCTGTATAAAAAAATAAACAAGCAATGA
- a CDS encoding tetratricopeptide repeat protein: MKNLLCLALLGAGILSANELESQCNKGDLEACSDLGVEYAKNQDYAKAKEYFTKACDNGNATGCNNLGVVYANEFGVKQNYTKAREFYTKACDNGDTMGCSNLGFLYEKGLGIKQDYFKAREFYAKACNNGNATGCFNLGILYANGFGVKKDYIKAKEYFTKACDGENASGCSNLGVVYANGFGAKQDYAKAIELYAKGCDGNDAMGCYNLGALYNNGQGVREDKRKAKEYLRKACDLGEHNSCSHYEILDEQGF; the protein is encoded by the coding sequence ATGAAAAACTTATTATGTTTAGCACTTTTAGGTGCTGGTATTTTAAGTGCAAATGAGCTTGAAAGTCAGTGTAATAAGGGCGATTTGGAAGCTTGTTCAGATTTAGGAGTAGAATATGCTAAAAATCAAGATTATGCTAAAGCAAAAGAATATTTTACTAAGGCTTGTGATAACGGAAATGCTACAGGTTGCAATAATTTAGGGGTTGTTTATGCGAATGAATTTGGAGTAAAACAAAATTATACAAAAGCAAGAGAGTTTTATACTAAAGCTTGTGATAATGGGGATACTATGGGTTGCTCTAATTTAGGGTTTTTATACGAAAAAGGACTTGGAATAAAGCAAGATTATTTTAAAGCAAGAGAGTTTTATGCCAAAGCTTGCAATAACGGAAATGCTACGGGTTGCTTTAATTTAGGAATTTTATATGCAAATGGATTTGGAGTAAAAAAAGATTACATAAAAGCAAAAGAATATTTTACTAAAGCTTGCGATGGTGAAAACGCTAGTGGTTGCTCTAATTTAGGGGTTGTGTATGCAAATGGATTTGGAGCAAAACAAGATTATGCAAAAGCAATAGAACTTTATGCTAAAGGTTGTGATGGTAACGATGCTATGGGTTGTTATAATTTGGGGGCTTTATATAATAACGGGCAAGGCGTTAGAGAAGATAAAAGAAAAGCTAAAGAATACTTAAGAAAAGCTTGTGATTTAGGCGAACACAACAGCTGTAGTCATTATGAAATATTAGATGAGCAAGGGTTTTGA
- a CDS encoding tetratricopeptide repeat protein: MKKLLCLALLSAGILSANELESQCNQGDFEACFNLGVEYAKNQDYTKSKEYFTKACDGGQILSCLSLGEFYFFINQDYAKAKEYFIKACDEDATTCSDLGLLYSEGFGIRQDYIKAKELFTKACDAGSVVGCVNLGNLYANGNGVKQDNDKAKELYTKACNDEFTEGCYGLGLLYSKGVIRTSEDYLKASEFYTKSCDGGESVGCYNLGVLYSSGYGVKQDPIKAKELFTKACEDGLPNGCFNLGSLYYKGKGVKQDKTKAKEYFGKACDLGGQNSCYWYRKLNEQGY; encoded by the coding sequence GTGAAAAAATTATTATGTTTAGCACTTTTAAGTGCTGGTATTTTAAGTGCAAATGAACTTGAAAGTCAGTGCAATCAAGGGGATTTTGAAGCTTGTTTTAATTTAGGAGTAGAATATGCTAAAAATCAAGATTATACTAAATCAAAAGAATATTTTACTAAGGCTTGTGATGGCGGACAAATTCTTAGTTGCCTTAGCTTGGGTGAATTTTACTTTTTTATAAATCAAGATTATGCTAAAGCAAAAGAATATTTTATTAAGGCTTGTGATGAAGATGCTACGACTTGCTCTGATCTAGGGTTGTTATATAGTGAAGGGTTTGGAATAAGACAAGATTATATAAAAGCAAAAGAGTTATTTACTAAAGCTTGTGATGCAGGAAGTGTTGTTGGCTGTGTTAATTTAGGAAATTTATATGCTAACGGAAATGGTGTAAAGCAAGATAATGATAAAGCAAAAGAGCTTTATACTAAAGCTTGTAATGATGAATTTACTGAAGGTTGTTACGGTTTAGGATTATTATATAGCAAAGGGGTAATTAGAACAAGCGAAGATTATTTAAAGGCAAGCGAATTTTATACTAAATCTTGTGATGGTGGAGAAAGTGTTGGTTGTTATAATTTAGGTGTTTTATATAGCAGTGGGTATGGAGTAAAACAAGATCCTATTAAGGCAAAAGAGCTTTTTACTAAAGCCTGTGAAGATGGGTTACCTAATGGTTGTTTTAATTTAGGCAGTTTGTATTATAAAGGCAAAGGTGTAAAACAAGATAAAACAAAGGCTAAGGAATATTTTGGCAAAGCTTGTGATTTAGGCGGTCAGAATAGTTGTTATTGGTATAGAAAATTAAACGAGCAAGGATATTAA
- a CDS encoding tetratricopeptide repeat protein, translating into MKKLLFLMLVGMSLFANKTNKECLNMNYKTCYEINDKNLESKCDNKDYHACFLLTLIELDNNCNKNDYESCHKLANEYESDWKFKKAIELHTKACNGGYFQSCDFLGFFYEHARGVKRDIAKAIHFYKIACDNKEYLACESIGYIYSEGFWLMQNHKKAIEYYKKACEYNKGRCEKLAWQYEKIDDFKNAIKAYEISCDAKNNNACLRLGIMYENGENIEQDINMAKKYYSLTCRYKGGITCDKLEMLNQQEIIK; encoded by the coding sequence ATGAAAAAATTATTATTTTTGATGCTTGTAGGTATGAGTTTATTTGCAAATAAAACCAATAAAGAATGTTTAAATATGAATTATAAAACTTGCTACGAGATAAATGATAAGAATTTAGAAAGTAAATGTGACAATAAAGATTATCATGCTTGTTTTTTATTAACACTAATTGAGTTAGATAACAATTGCAACAAAAACGATTATGAATCTTGTCATAAACTAGCTAACGAATATGAGAGTGATTGGAAATTTAAAAAAGCTATAGAATTGCATACAAAGGCGTGTAATGGTGGATATTTTCAAAGTTGTGATTTTTTAGGCTTTTTTTATGAACATGCTCGTGGGGTAAAGCGAGATATTGCTAAGGCGATACATTTTTATAAAATAGCTTGTGATAACAAGGAATATTTAGCATGTGAAAGCATAGGTTATATATATTCTGAAGGTTTTTGGCTTATGCAAAATCATAAAAAAGCGATTGAATATTATAAAAAAGCTTGCGAGTATAATAAAGGAAGATGTGAAAAATTAGCTTGGCAATATGAAAAAATAGATGATTTCAAAAATGCTATTAAGGCTTATGAAATTTCTTGTGATGCTAAAAATAATAATGCCTGCTTACGCTTAGGAATAATGTATGAAAACGGCGAAAATATAGAGCAGGATATAAATATGGCAAAAAAATATTATAGTCTTACATGCCGATATAAAGGCGGCATAACTTGTGATAAACTAGAAATGTTAAACCAACAAGAAATTATAAAATAA